The Listeria welshimeri serovar 6b str. SLCC5334 genome has a window encoding:
- a CDS encoding ABC transporter permease: MLFKVALTNMRKNFNQYIVYFVSLIVCVLVFFTFVSLSYNPLIDKVFKKWELFGPAMFSAASIILILFIFFFIFYSNSFFLRRRKREIGLYSLLGLRKSQVVFVLFIENAMLYMLATIFGILIGIFSSKLFAMLLFWIVGLAIDAEFIISYRAILDTVIVFFGIMLFTSLYAVFIIIRYNLSQLFKNEDKEEKVAKGSLVFLLIGLMLIIFGYYLATQNIEQSPIWLTFDFFDLLLLILCSVILGTWLMVRFGTPYVIRKLYHHKRFFYNGTNIIGITSLRFRLRKNAGTIAMIAVLSATTLTIIGSMSSFYVRTINDIAEDNPSSYQVLNITAENERQIIDTIKSDKEHQLKNIMHAEMVSVTFKYKDKPKYKTKMDTLMHSVVSLSEYNRVGAKQQAGFIPIYKLSHGEAVLLGKSTYDARKEIQDKWLTRKLEVKPDKPVDKKIDSMKVVDFREFSIFNTGISYETFVVSDDYYAELKQITSTELVGMFNITNPSHSEELDKKIQTIVDGQPSLFSENVSSYYTNYHMISTLVGSLLFIGIFIGVVFFLATGSIIYFKLVTDAVTEKAKFEILFKLGVTDKEVRKIISKQIWPIFVIPLFFGIAHSMAALWGISINLMDNIKYPVLIGTGIYIICYTAYYFLCVNSFTKIVMADKK; this comes from the coding sequence ATGTTATTTAAAGTGGCGCTCACCAATATGCGGAAAAATTTCAATCAATATATTGTTTATTTTGTTTCGCTTATTGTTTGTGTGTTAGTGTTTTTTACATTTGTGTCGCTCTCGTATAATCCGCTTATAGATAAAGTATTTAAAAAGTGGGAATTATTCGGTCCAGCCATGTTTTCAGCGGCTAGTATTATTTTAATATTATTTATTTTCTTTTTTATATTTTATTCAAATAGCTTTTTTCTTAGAAGGCGAAAACGAGAAATAGGATTGTATTCCTTACTTGGTTTGCGTAAATCTCAAGTTGTTTTTGTTTTATTTATTGAAAATGCCATGTTATATATGCTTGCTACCATTTTTGGTATTTTAATAGGAATTTTCTCTTCTAAATTATTTGCTATGCTTTTATTTTGGATTGTTGGCTTAGCGATTGATGCAGAGTTTATTATTTCTTATCGGGCAATACTCGATACTGTGATTGTCTTTTTTGGAATTATGTTATTTACTTCTTTATATGCTGTTTTTATCATTATTCGATATAATTTAAGTCAACTATTTAAAAATGAAGATAAAGAAGAAAAAGTGGCTAAAGGATCACTTGTTTTTTTGTTAATAGGATTGATGTTAATTATTTTTGGTTATTATTTAGCCACTCAAAACATTGAACAATCCCCTATTTGGCTTACATTTGATTTTTTTGATTTACTTCTTTTGATATTATGTTCAGTTATTTTAGGGACTTGGTTAATGGTTCGTTTCGGGACCCCTTATGTGATTCGAAAACTTTATCATCATAAACGCTTTTTTTATAATGGAACTAATATTATTGGAATTACTTCGCTTCGTTTTAGATTAAGGAAAAATGCTGGAACAATTGCGATGATTGCTGTTTTGAGTGCTACAACTTTAACTATTATTGGCTCTATGAGTAGTTTTTATGTGCGGACTATTAATGATATTGCAGAAGATAATCCTTCTAGTTATCAAGTGCTTAATATAACAGCTGAAAATGAACGACAAATTATTGATACAATCAAAAGTGACAAAGAACACCAATTAAAGAACATTATGCATGCTGAGATGGTTAGTGTGACATTCAAATATAAAGATAAACCTAAATATAAAACAAAAATGGACACTTTGATGCATTCCGTTGTCTCCTTATCAGAATATAATCGGGTAGGTGCTAAACAACAAGCTGGGTTTATTCCAATATATAAATTATCCCATGGAGAGGCTGTTTTACTTGGCAAAAGCACGTATGATGCCCGAAAAGAAATTCAAGATAAGTGGTTAACAAGAAAGCTAGAAGTAAAACCGGATAAACCAGTAGATAAAAAAATAGATTCTATGAAGGTGGTTGATTTTCGAGAATTTTCGATTTTTAATACTGGGATTTCGTATGAAACATTTGTTGTATCAGATGATTATTATGCAGAGTTAAAACAGATAACTTCTACAGAATTAGTTGGAATGTTTAATATTACAAACCCTAGTCATAGTGAAGAATTAGATAAAAAAATTCAAACAATTGTGGATGGACAGCCTTCTTTATTCTCAGAAAATGTCTCTTCTTATTATACGAATTACCATATGATTTCTACATTAGTAGGTTCATTACTATTTATCGGGATATTTATTGGCGTGGTTTTCTTTTTAGCAACAGGAAGTATTATTTACTTTAAACTCGTTACAGATGCTGTCACTGAAAAAGCGAAATTCGAAATTTTATTTAAGTTAGGCGTGACGGATAAAGAAGTTCGGAAAATCATTTCCAAGCAAATTTGGCCAATTTTTGTTATTCCATTATTTTTTGGAATCGCGCATTCTATGGCTGCATTGTGGGGAATCTCGATTAA
- a CDS encoding ABC transporter ATP-binding protein produces METVLKAHKVRKVYGSKGNLFSALGSISLEIQKGSFVGIMGPSGAGKSTLLNVLSSIDKPTSGEIEIGGKLLSKMKAKELAVFRRDQLGFIFQDYNLLDTMSVKDNIVLPLALAHVKQAEIDQRFEIIARQFGIYEQRNKYPSDISGGQKQRTAVCRAMITEPTLIFADEPTGALDSKSATNLLEGLSEAKEIRDSTIMMVTHDAFAASYCERIMFIKDGEIFTEIYRGTSTRKQFFQKVLDVLALLGGDENDVI; encoded by the coding sequence ATGGAAACAGTGCTAAAGGCGCATAAAGTTAGAAAAGTATATGGCTCAAAAGGAAACTTGTTTTCTGCGCTTGGCAGTATCAGTTTAGAGATACAAAAAGGTTCTTTTGTTGGAATTATGGGGCCTTCGGGTGCAGGGAAATCAACGTTACTGAATGTGTTATCTTCCATAGACAAACCAACCTCTGGCGAAATCGAAATTGGCGGAAAATTACTTTCCAAAATGAAAGCAAAGGAATTGGCAGTATTTAGAAGAGATCAACTAGGATTTATTTTTCAAGATTATAATTTATTAGATACTATGTCGGTGAAAGATAATATTGTTTTACCGCTTGCACTAGCGCACGTTAAACAAGCGGAAATTGATCAACGTTTCGAAATTATTGCTAGACAATTTGGTATTTATGAACAACGAAATAAGTATCCTTCCGATATTTCAGGGGGACAAAAACAACGGACTGCTGTTTGCCGGGCGATGATTACCGAGCCAACACTAATTTTTGCGGATGAACCAACTGGCGCATTAGATTCTAAATCTGCCACAAACTTACTAGAAGGACTTTCAGAAGCAAAAGAGATTCGGGATTCTACTATTATGATGGTAACGCATGACGCATTTGCCGCCAGTTATTGTGAACGGATTATGTTCATTAAAGATGGAGAAATTTTTACAGAAATCTATCGTGGTACGAGTACGAGAAAACAATTTTTCCAAAAGGTGTTGGATGTTTTAGCACTTCTTGGAGGTGACGAAAACGATGTTATTTAA
- a CDS encoding shikimate kinase: MLIGFMGAGKTTVGNILAKMANLPYIDIDEVIISEQGMSVSDIFAKHGEKEFRRLEHEKLKELMGTKAVIATGGGIVLNPENRKVLNDTYPVIYLETDPKVFMNRLKGDTTRPLVQQKTPEEIQAIFEPRIAHYEASADFIVNTDNRNQQEVAKAIIDMLDNEQKQR; encoded by the coding sequence ATTTTAATTGGCTTCATGGGAGCTGGAAAAACAACGGTTGGAAATATACTCGCAAAAATGGCTAATTTACCATATATTGATATTGACGAAGTAATTATTAGCGAGCAAGGAATGAGTGTATCCGATATTTTTGCCAAACATGGTGAAAAAGAATTCCGACGTCTAGAACATGAAAAATTAAAAGAGTTAATGGGCACCAAAGCCGTTATAGCGACAGGCGGTGGCATTGTTCTAAATCCTGAAAATAGAAAAGTTTTGAATGATACATATCCCGTAATTTATTTAGAGACTGATCCAAAAGTATTTATGAACCGGTTAAAAGGTGATACTACTCGCCCTCTTGTTCAACAAAAAACACCTGAAGAAATTCAAGCGATTTTCGAACCTAGAATCGCCCATTATGAAGCTTCTGCTGACTTTATTGTCAACACAGATAACCGTAATCAACAAGAAGTAGCGAAAGCAATTATAGACATGCTTGATAACGAACAAAAACAGCGCTAA
- the rlmD gene encoding 23S rRNA (uracil(1939)-C(5))-methyltransferase RlmD — translation MEASLLKKNQSVELIIEDLTHDGSGVGKIDGYPLFIPNTLPGEKVTAKIIKLNKNYGFARMENIEIVSSDRVEPPCDVYSKCGGCSLQHLSYDGQLAFKRNQVEETMKRIGKLEVEVPKTLGMENPWRYRNKSQVPVGFVNGKLTAGFYQKRSHDIIDMSTCLIHNEQGDFAVQKTREILAKYGTEPYNEKTGKGDIRHIMTRFAHTTGQLMIVLVTNKDRIPFKEEIIRDLTEQLELTSIVQNINSHKTNVIFGERTKTLWGKDIIEDTIHGIRFAISARSFYQVNPLQTEILYAQALDAAELTGEETVIDAYCGIGSISLCLAKKAKHVYGVEIVDQAIQDARANAALNELTNTTFETGKAEEVIPNWYKNGITADVLVVDPPRKGCDEKLLETILAMKPKKVVYVSCNPGTLARDMKILTDGGYEAKKVQPVDMFPMTTHIEAVTVLNLK, via the coding sequence TTGGAAGCATCCCTTTTAAAAAAGAACCAATCTGTAGAACTTATTATTGAAGATTTAACACATGATGGAAGTGGTGTTGGTAAGATCGATGGGTATCCACTTTTTATACCTAACACTTTACCTGGCGAAAAAGTAACAGCAAAAATAATTAAATTAAATAAAAATTACGGTTTTGCTCGGATGGAAAATATTGAAATTGTTAGTTCAGATCGAGTAGAGCCGCCCTGTGATGTCTATTCAAAATGCGGGGGTTGTAGCTTGCAACACTTAAGTTATGACGGACAGTTAGCCTTTAAACGTAATCAAGTTGAAGAAACGATGAAACGTATTGGTAAGCTAGAAGTAGAAGTACCAAAAACACTTGGAATGGAAAATCCTTGGCGTTATCGTAATAAATCTCAAGTGCCAGTTGGCTTTGTTAACGGTAAATTAACAGCAGGTTTTTACCAAAAAAGAAGTCATGATATTATTGATATGTCGACTTGCCTTATTCATAATGAGCAAGGTGATTTCGCTGTACAAAAAACCCGAGAAATCCTTGCAAAATATGGTACAGAACCATATAATGAAAAAACTGGAAAAGGCGATATTCGTCATATTATGACTCGATTTGCACACACTACGGGGCAGTTAATGATTGTTCTTGTGACAAATAAAGATCGAATTCCTTTTAAAGAAGAAATTATTCGTGACTTAACGGAACAATTAGAATTAACCTCTATTGTACAAAATATTAATTCTCATAAAACAAATGTGATTTTCGGTGAACGTACGAAGACGCTTTGGGGAAAAGATATTATTGAAGATACGATTCATGGCATTCGATTTGCCATTTCTGCGCGTTCTTTTTATCAAGTAAACCCACTTCAAACAGAAATTTTATATGCGCAGGCACTAGATGCTGCAGAATTAACTGGAGAAGAAACAGTGATTGATGCTTATTGTGGAATTGGTTCAATCTCACTATGTCTTGCAAAAAAAGCGAAACATGTTTACGGGGTAGAAATAGTTGATCAAGCGATTCAAGACGCCCGAGCAAATGCAGCATTAAATGAATTAACCAATACTACTTTTGAAACTGGTAAAGCGGAAGAAGTGATTCCCAATTGGTACAAAAATGGAATAACAGCAGATGTATTAGTCGTGGATCCTCCAAGAAAAGGTTGCGATGAAAAATTACTAGAGACAATTTTAGCAATGAAACCAAAAAAAGTAGTATATGTTTCATGTAATCCAGGAACATTAGCTCGCGATATGAAAATTTTGACTGATGGCGGCTATGAAGCGAAGAAAGTGCAGCCGGTAGATATGTTTCCTATGACAACACATATTGAAGCAGTCACTGTTTTAAACTTAAAATAA
- a CDS encoding diacylglycerol kinase, giving the protein MQKRARVIYNPTSGREIIKKNLADVLSILEQAGYVTSAHATTAEPDDAKHAAEEAVKARYDLIVAAGGDGTINEVINGIAEQEYRPKVGIIPTGTTNDFARAVHVPRDVIKATKIIAAGQSVAMDIGKANDTYFINIGGGGRLTELTYDVPSRLKTMLGQLAYYLKGIEMLPSLKPTKVKVEYDQGVFEGEIMFFLLGLTNSIGGFEKIAPDAKLDDGKFSLIIVKKVNLAEFIRLVTLALRGDHIKEPNVIYVKSEKVVVHSKDKMLINLDGELGGETPMEFQNLKQHIEFFASVDDIPATDLFIKENS; this is encoded by the coding sequence ATGCAAAAACGCGCTCGAGTTATTTACAATCCTACGTCTGGAAGAGAGATTATTAAGAAGAATCTTGCAGATGTCCTTTCGATATTAGAACAGGCAGGGTATGTAACATCTGCACACGCAACAACGGCAGAACCAGATGACGCCAAACACGCAGCAGAAGAAGCTGTTAAGGCTAGATATGATTTAATTGTAGCTGCTGGTGGAGACGGAACTATTAACGAAGTCATTAACGGCATTGCAGAACAAGAATATCGCCCTAAAGTAGGAATTATTCCCACTGGGACGACAAATGATTTTGCCAGAGCCGTACATGTTCCAAGAGACGTGATAAAAGCAACGAAGATAATTGCAGCAGGTCAAAGCGTAGCAATGGACATAGGTAAAGCAAATGATACTTATTTTATTAATATAGGTGGCGGTGGACGCCTAACAGAACTTACTTATGATGTGCCTAGTCGTCTAAAAACAATGCTTGGTCAACTGGCATACTACTTAAAAGGTATTGAAATGCTCCCATCTTTAAAACCAACTAAAGTAAAGGTTGAATATGATCAAGGCGTTTTTGAAGGCGAAATTATGTTTTTCCTACTGGGCTTAACTAATTCTATTGGCGGTTTTGAAAAAATCGCCCCTGATGCCAAACTGGATGATGGGAAATTTTCATTAATTATCGTGAAAAAAGTTAATTTAGCAGAATTCATCCGATTAGTGACACTAGCGCTCAGAGGAGATCATATTAAAGAACCAAATGTGATTTATGTGAAATCAGAAAAAGTAGTAGTTCATTCAAAAGATAAAATGTTGATTAATCTGGACGGAGAACTTGGCGGTGAGACTCCGATGGAATTCCAGAACTTGAAACAACATATTGAGTTTTTTGCTAGTGTAGATGACATCCCAGCAACCGATTTATTCATAAAAGAAAATAGCTAA
- the gatB gene encoding Asp-tRNA(Asn)/Glu-tRNA(Gln) amidotransferase subunit GatB — translation MNFETVIGLEVHVELKTNSKIFSSAPAHFGAEPNTNTTVVDLGMPGVLPVLNKRAVEYGMKAAMAINCEIAEHTKFDRKNYFYPDNPKAYQISQFDKPIGEHGWIEIEVGGKKKKIGITRLHLEEDAGKNTHTSHGYSLVDINRQGTPLIEIVSEPDIRSAEEAYAYLEKLKSIIQYTGVSDVKMEEGSMRCDANISIRPIGQEAFGVKTELKNLNSFNNVRKGIEYEEKRQAEVLLSGGIIEQETRRFEEATGKTSLMRIKEGSDDYRYFPEPDLVDLFIDDAWKERIRAEIPELPDKRQIRYINDLGLPAYDAMVLTLTKEMSDFFEATLAARADAKQASNWLMGEVSAYLNAEQKELNETGLTPENLAGMIKLIEAGTISSKIAKKVFRELAQNGGDAEQVVKDKGLVQISDEGALRTIIGEILDNNEQSITDYKNGKDRAVGFLVGQVMKATKGQANPPMVNKLLLEEMNKR, via the coding sequence ATGAATTTTGAAACAGTTATTGGACTTGAGGTTCACGTAGAGTTAAAAACCAATTCAAAAATATTTTCTTCTGCGCCAGCTCATTTTGGGGCAGAACCAAATACAAATACAACCGTGGTAGACTTAGGTATGCCAGGTGTTTTACCAGTTTTAAATAAACGTGCTGTAGAGTATGGTATGAAAGCAGCAATGGCAATTAACTGTGAAATTGCTGAACATACAAAATTTGATCGTAAAAATTATTTTTATCCAGACAATCCCAAAGCATATCAAATTTCTCAATTCGATAAACCAATTGGTGAACACGGCTGGATTGAAATCGAAGTGGGCGGCAAAAAGAAAAAAATCGGCATTACTCGTCTTCATTTAGAAGAAGATGCTGGGAAAAACACCCATACATCTCATGGTTACTCATTAGTGGATATTAACCGTCAAGGAACACCACTAATCGAAATCGTTTCTGAGCCGGACATTCGTTCAGCTGAAGAAGCATATGCATATTTAGAAAAACTAAAATCTATCATTCAATATACAGGCGTTTCTGATGTGAAAATGGAAGAAGGTTCTATGCGCTGTGATGCCAATATCTCCATTCGTCCAATAGGACAAGAAGCATTTGGTGTAAAAACAGAATTAAAAAACCTAAATTCATTCAATAATGTGCGTAAAGGTATTGAATATGAAGAAAAACGCCAAGCAGAAGTACTTCTTTCTGGTGGCATTATTGAACAAGAAACACGTCGTTTTGAAGAAGCAACTGGGAAAACTTCCTTGATGCGTATCAAAGAAGGATCCGATGATTATCGTTATTTCCCAGAGCCAGACTTAGTAGATTTATTTATTGATGATGCTTGGAAAGAACGCATTCGTGCAGAAATTCCAGAACTTCCAGATAAACGTCAAATTCGTTATATAAATGATCTCGGTTTACCAGCATACGATGCAATGGTTCTAACACTCACAAAAGAAATGTCTGATTTCTTTGAAGCAACTCTTGCAGCCAGAGCAGATGCTAAACAAGCCTCTAACTGGTTGATGGGTGAAGTTTCTGCCTATCTCAATGCAGAACAAAAAGAACTAAACGAAACAGGATTAACACCTGAAAATCTAGCAGGGATGATTAAATTAATCGAAGCAGGCACCATTTCCTCTAAAATTGCCAAAAAAGTGTTCCGTGAATTAGCACAAAATGGCGGCGATGCAGAGCAAGTTGTTAAAGATAAAGGGCTTGTCCAAATTTCCGATGAAGGAGCTTTACGTACTATTATTGGAGAAATTTTGGATAATAACGAACAATCTATCACCGACTATAAAAATGGTAAAGATCGCGCAGTTGGTTTCCTTGTTGGTCAAGTAATGAAAGCAACGAAAGGCCAAGCGAACCCGCCGATGGTTAACAAGTTATTACTGGAAGAAATGAATAAACGTTAA
- the gatA gene encoding Asp-tRNA(Asn)/Glu-tRNA(Gln) amidotransferase subunit GatA — MGLFDFSVKELHDKLVKKEITPFDLVTESFNRIESVEDKVGSFITLNKEAAFDVAEELGDAGIDPNNMLAGLPIGIKDNIVTKNLRTTAASKILENFDPIYDATVVSKLKNAQTINIGKLNMDEFAMGSSTETSYFHKTHNPWDLSRVPGGSSGGSASAVAAGEVLFSLGSDTGGSIRQPAAFCGVVGMKPTYGRVSRFGLIAFASSLDQIGPITKNVEDNAYLLEAISGLDANDSTSINQPVERFSDNLTGDIKGLRIGVPKEYLGEGVDPGVKQAVLDALKTLEKLGATWDEVSLPHSEYGVASYYILASSEASSNLSRFDGVRYGYRSPNAHTLEELYKKTRSEGFGDEVKRRIMLGTYALSSGYYDAYYKKAQQARTLIKQDFVNVFEKYDVIIGPSSPTTAFKIDGMINDPITMYSNDILTVPINLAGVPAISVPCGFSEGLPVGLQIIGNYFEESLLYKVAHAFEQETTFHKEKPNL; from the coding sequence AAGTTGGTTCATTTATTACCTTAAACAAAGAAGCAGCATTCGATGTGGCAGAAGAGCTTGGAGATGCTGGTATAGATCCAAATAATATGCTTGCAGGGCTTCCTATTGGTATTAAAGATAATATCGTTACAAAAAACTTGCGTACAACAGCAGCAAGTAAAATTTTAGAAAACTTCGACCCAATTTATGATGCAACGGTTGTTTCAAAATTAAAAAATGCTCAAACAATTAATATTGGAAAACTAAATATGGATGAATTCGCGATGGGTTCTTCTACAGAAACATCATATTTCCACAAAACACATAACCCATGGGATTTATCAAGAGTTCCTGGTGGTTCTTCAGGTGGGAGTGCCTCAGCTGTTGCGGCAGGAGAAGTATTATTCTCACTTGGTAGTGACACTGGTGGCTCCATTCGTCAACCAGCAGCTTTTTGTGGGGTAGTCGGAATGAAACCTACATATGGTCGTGTATCTCGTTTTGGTTTAATTGCTTTTGCATCTTCTTTAGATCAAATCGGCCCAATCACCAAAAATGTAGAAGATAATGCTTATTTGTTAGAAGCAATTTCTGGTTTGGATGCGAATGATTCTACTTCCATTAATCAACCAGTAGAACGATTCTCAGATAACTTAACAGGAGATATTAAAGGCTTACGCATTGGTGTTCCAAAAGAATATCTTGGTGAAGGGGTTGACCCTGGCGTAAAACAAGCAGTTTTAGATGCGCTTAAAACATTAGAAAAACTTGGCGCTACTTGGGATGAAGTTTCTTTACCTCATTCTGAATATGGTGTAGCAAGCTATTATATTTTAGCCTCCAGTGAAGCTTCTTCTAACCTATCGCGTTTTGACGGTGTTCGTTACGGATATCGTTCTCCAAACGCACATACTTTAGAGGAACTTTATAAAAAAACACGTTCTGAAGGTTTTGGAGATGAAGTGAAACGTCGTATTATGCTTGGAACATACGCACTTAGTTCCGGTTATTATGATGCTTATTACAAAAAAGCACAACAAGCACGTACACTAATTAAACAAGATTTTGTTAATGTATTTGAAAAATACGATGTTATTATTGGCCCAAGTTCTCCAACAACAGCATTTAAAATTGATGGAATGATTAATGATCCGATTACGATGTATTCTAATGATATTTTAACGGTTCCAATTAACTTAGCAGGAGTCCCAGCTATTTCTGTTCCATGTGGGTTCTCAGAAGGCTTACCTGTTGGCTTACAAATTATTGGTAATTACTTTGAAGAATCATTACTATACAAAGTGGCGCACGCATTTGAACAAGAAACAACATTCCATAAAGAAAAACCAAACTTATAG